The following proteins are encoded in a genomic region of Anguilla anguilla isolate fAngAng1 chromosome 15, fAngAng1.pri, whole genome shotgun sequence:
- the LOC118213700 gene encoding beta-1,3-galactosyltransferase 1 → MPSKVSCFYVLTVVCWASALWYLSVSRPTSSYAGQISVPVRKAAKPKNATFGNIRTRPLNPHAFDFVINEPGKCESAAPFLVILISTTHKEFDARQAIRETWGDESAFGDVGVVTLFLLGRNTDAVLNQMVEQESQIFHDIVVEDFVDSYHNLTLKTLMGMRWVATFCSKAKYVMKTDSDIFVNMDNLVYKLLKPATKPRRRYFTGYVINGGPIRDVRSKWYMPRDLYPESKYPPFCSGTGYVFSADVAELIYKTSLHTRLLHLEDVYVGLCLRKLGIHPFQNSGFNHWKMAYSLCRYRRVITVHQISPEEMHRVWNDMSSKKHLRC, encoded by the coding sequence ATGCCGTCGAAAGTCTCGTGCTTCTACGTCCTGACGGTCGTTTGCTGGGCGAGCGCTCTGTGGTACCTGAGCGTGTCGCGCCCGACGTCCTCCTATGCGGGGCAGATCTCGGTGCCCGTGCGCAAGGCCGCCAAACCGAAGAACGCCACCTTCGGCAACATCCGGACGCGGCCGCTGAACCCGCACGCCTTCGACTTCGTCATCAACGAGCCGGGGAAGTGCGAGAGCGCCGCGCCGTTCCTCGTCATCCTCATCAGCACCACGCACAAGGAGTTCGACGCGCGGCAGGCCATCCGCGAGACCTGGGGCGACGAGAGCGCCTTCGGCGACGTGGGCGTGGTCACCCTCTTCCTGCTGGGCCGGAACACCGACGCCGTCCTCAACCAGATGGTGGAGCAGGAGAGCCAGATCTTCCACGACATCGTGGTGGAGGACTTCGTCGACTCCTACCACAACCTCACCCTCAAGACCCTGATGGGCATGAGGTGGGTGGCCACCTTCTGCTCCAAGGCCAAGTACGTCATGAAGACCGACAGCGACATCTTCGTCAACATGGACAACCTGGTCTACAAGCTCCTCAAGCCCGCCACCAAGCCCCGGAGGAGGTACTTCACGGGGTACGTGATAAACGGGGGCCCCATCCGGGACGTGCGCAGCAAGTGGTACATGCCTCGAGACCTGTACCCCGAGAGCAAGTACCCGCCGTTCTGCTCGGGCACGGGGTACGTGTTCTCGGCGGACGTGGCCGAGCTCATCTACAAGACGTCGCTCCACACCCGGCTGCTCCACCTGGAGGACGTGTACGTGGGGCTCTGCCTGCGCAAGCTGGGCATCCACCCCTTCCAGAACAGTGGCTTCAATCACTGGAAGATGGCCTACAGCCTCTGCAGGTACCGCAGGGTGATCACCGTGCACCAGATCTCACCCGAGGAAATGCACAGGGTCTGGAACGACATGTCCAGCAAAAAGCACCTCCGGTGTTAA